The Campylobacter concisus genome has a window encoding:
- a CDS encoding F0F1 ATP synthase subunit C, translated as MKKIVFLILGLAAFAFGADGEMIRSYSVIAGGIGLGLAALGGAIGMGNTAAATISGTARNPGVGSKLMTTMFIALAMIEAQVIYALVITLIVLYANPMLG; from the coding sequence ATGAAAAAGATCGTGTTTTTAATTCTTGGTCTTGCTGCATTTGCATTTGGCGCTGACGGCGAGATGATCAGATCATATTCAGTTATCGCTGGCGGTATCGGCCTTGGCCTTGCAGCTCTTGGCGGTGCTATAGGTATGGGTAACACAGCTGCTGCAACTATCAGCGGAACAGCTAGAAACCCAGGTGTAGGTAGCAAACTTATGACTACAATGTTTATCGCTCTTGCGATGATCGAAGCACAAGTTATCTACGCACTTGTTATTACACTTATCGTTCTTTACGCAAACCCAATGCTTGGCTAA
- a CDS encoding sodium-dependent transporter has product MINEKFSKIGFVLAMAGSAVGLGNAWKFPTMVGNNGGSAFIILYLLLTFAIAFVAFLAELSIGKLGESDIVSSLYKLAPKNKKAWSLSGFFMIGAILIASFYMVVIGWILKYIYLGFSPLLSDTKAAGEQFNTLLSNDLSSAVLCFSLVFLMVFFAVSKGVKSGIEKLNIWMMPSLFVLLVCMLFYALSMGDGFVKAAKFLFVPNFSAITPDVILQALGLAFFSLSMGVGVIPTYAANLPERTNLIKSTLSIIFINILIGIMMGLVVFTFIFAYGADSTASGPGLIFISLVTLFAKLGIVGNVMAVAFFVSLLFAGITSAVSMIEPFAYYLVRKFEISRKMALLYIGAFVYILGIFCILSYYSDTSSAFSVCGKPFFDALDFLTSNIMMPIGAIVFSFFVGYKLKKESLYLLFGEFMGRAFFEIWYFFLRYVVPVAICAIMIYQMAGK; this is encoded by the coding sequence ATGATAAACGAGAAATTTTCAAAGATAGGCTTTGTCCTTGCTATGGCTGGTTCTGCTGTGGGTCTTGGCAATGCCTGGAAATTTCCTACGATGGTGGGAAATAACGGCGGTTCGGCATTTATTATTTTATATTTGCTTCTTACATTTGCTATCGCGTTTGTGGCGTTTTTGGCCGAGCTTAGCATCGGCAAACTTGGCGAAAGCGACATCGTAAGCTCACTTTACAAGCTTGCTCCAAAAAATAAAAAAGCTTGGTCGCTCTCTGGCTTTTTCATGATCGGAGCGATACTTATAGCTTCATTTTATATGGTTGTTATTGGCTGGATATTAAAGTATATCTATCTTGGTTTTTCGCCACTTTTATCTGACACAAAAGCTGCAGGCGAGCAGTTTAACACGCTTTTATCAAATGATCTAAGCAGTGCCGTGCTATGCTTTAGCTTAGTCTTTTTGATGGTCTTTTTTGCCGTTTCAAAAGGCGTAAAAAGTGGCATAGAAAAGCTAAATATATGGATGATGCCAAGCCTTTTTGTCTTGCTAGTTTGTATGCTTTTTTACGCGCTTAGTATGGGAGATGGCTTTGTGAAGGCGGCTAAATTTTTATTTGTACCAAATTTTAGTGCGATCACGCCAGATGTTATCTTGCAGGCTCTAGGCCTTGCGTTTTTCTCGCTATCTATGGGCGTTGGTGTCATACCAACATACGCTGCAAATTTACCAGAGCGCACAAATTTAATAAAATCAACTCTCTCTATCATCTTTATAAATATCTTAATAGGCATTATGATGGGGCTTGTTGTATTTACCTTTATATTTGCTTATGGGGCTGATAGCACGGCAAGTGGTCCGGGCCTTATCTTTATCTCGCTTGTCACGCTTTTTGCAAAGCTTGGCATCGTTGGCAACGTCATGGCGGTAGCATTTTTTGTATCGCTCTTGTTTGCTGGCATTACGAGCGCAGTTTCGATGATCGAGCCTTTTGCTTATTATTTGGTTAGGAAATTTGAAATTTCAAGAAAGATGGCGCTTCTTTACATCGGCGCCTTTGTCTATATCTTGGGCATCTTTTGCATACTTTCATATTATTCAGACACATCAAGTGCTTTTAGCGTTTGTGGTAAGCCATTTTTTGACGCGCTTGACTTTCTCACATCAAATATCATGATGCCAATAGGTGCTATCGTATTTAGCTTTTTTGTTGGCTATAAGCTTAAAAAAGAGAGTTTGTATCTGCTCTTTGGCGAATTTATGGGAAGAGCATTTTTTGAAATTTGGTACTTTTTCTTAAGATATGTCGTGCCAGTTGCCATTTGTGCGATAATGATCTACCAGATGGCAGGTAAATAA
- a CDS encoding sodium-dependent transporter, which produces MAERFSKIGFVLSIIGAAIGLGNAWKFPYMVGSNGGSAFILIYLFFAFAVGLSIFFAEMAMGKISRLDTVGAFKSLATKGASSWKFAGIIMVTGLFIASFYTLIIGWVLKYVILSLSELPKDMASSETLFVNFTSNGIGEQILYFSIAFFAYFFILTKGVKSGIERINVYLIPALFILLLLMLGYSFGMEGFDKAAKFLLVPDFSKIDQAAVLNALGLAFFTMCVGIGCILTYSSSLSDDTNLFTSSLYVVFANIIISVIIGLIVFTFTFEFGSEPSKGAGLAFISLPTLFAKLGLLGNFLAFTFFISLFFAGITSVISMVEPFIFFLSKSLKFSRNKSIFIVACVVYILGILCALSGTSEFKDALTFFGKGFFDLLDYLSSNIMLPLGGILFAIFVGYFMKFELLKELFVPYMGKVVFKIWYFLIRFVAPLLVLVVLIREIS; this is translated from the coding sequence ATGGCAGAGAGATTTAGTAAAATTGGCTTTGTCTTATCGATAATTGGAGCGGCCATCGGCCTTGGTAATGCGTGGAAATTTCCATACATGGTTGGCAGTAACGGCGGTTCAGCATTTATCCTTATATATCTATTTTTTGCCTTTGCTGTTGGTCTTAGCATATTTTTTGCTGAGATGGCGATGGGTAAAATTTCACGCCTTGATACGGTTGGAGCGTTTAAAAGCCTAGCTACAAAAGGGGCAAGCTCTTGGAAATTTGCCGGTATTATCATGGTGACTGGGCTATTTATCGCTTCGTTTTACACGCTCATCATTGGCTGGGTTTTAAAATACGTCATTTTAAGTCTTAGCGAGCTGCCTAAAGATATGGCAAGCTCAGAGACGCTTTTTGTAAATTTCACTTCAAATGGCATAGGTGAGCAAATTTTATACTTTAGCATCGCATTTTTTGCCTACTTTTTCATACTTACAAAGGGTGTAAAAAGCGGCATCGAGCGCATAAATGTCTATCTTATACCAGCTCTTTTTATCTTGCTTTTGCTTATGCTTGGCTACTCTTTTGGCATGGAGGGCTTTGATAAGGCGGCTAAATTTCTACTAGTACCTGACTTTTCAAAGATAGATCAAGCAGCTGTTTTAAACGCTCTTGGACTTGCTTTTTTTACGATGTGCGTTGGTATCGGCTGCATCCTTACCTACTCATCAAGTCTAAGCGATGATACAAATTTATTTACCTCTTCGCTCTACGTCGTCTTTGCAAATATCATAATAAGCGTCATCATCGGCCTTATCGTCTTTACATTTACATTTGAGTTTGGCTCAGAGCCATCAAAAGGCGCAGGGCTTGCTTTCATCTCGCTACCAACGCTATTTGCTAAGCTTGGTTTGCTTGGAAATTTCTTGGCATTTACATTTTTTATATCACTATTTTTTGCTGGTATCACCTCGGTCATCTCGATGGTTGAACCGTTTATATTTTTCTTAAGCAAAAGCCTAAAATTTAGTAGAAACAAATCGATCTTTATCGTTGCTTGCGTGGTCTATATCTTAGGAATTTTATGCGCATTAAGTGGCACAAGCGAATTTAAAGATGCGCTTACATTTTTTGGTAAAGGCTTTTTTGACCTGCTTGATTATCTCAGCTCAAACATCATGCTCCCACTTGGTGGCATCTTGTTTGCTATCTTTGTTGGCTACTTTATGAAATTTGAGCTTTTAAAAGAGCTATTTGTGCCTTATATGGGCAAGGTTGTATTTAAAATTTGGTATTTTTTAATTAGATTTGTGGCTCCACTTTTAGTTCTGGTGGTGTTAATAAGGGAGATCTCATAA
- a CDS encoding sodium-dependent transporter, with amino-acid sequence MAKEQFSKIGYVLAVAGSAVGLGNAWKFPYMVGENGGSAFIILYLLITFLVGVPIFMAELSIGKLSESDSVNAFRKLAAKNKNLWQLVGILAMVTAAIISSYYIVIIGWVFKYFTLSFTGLPSDIDSSKAIFNELLTHGLGEQTLYFVIAFAACFFILSKGVKSGIEKLNVWMMPSLFIMVLIMLFYSMTMDGFSKSAEFLLIPDFSKISFNSLLLALGLAFWTLSLGMAAIITYSASLSDDTNLATSTLSIVFINIALAIMIGLVIFTFIFEFGATPSQGPGLVFISLPTLFAKLGVIGQILAVAFFAALIFAGITSAISIVEPFVFFLIREYGMSRKKALCIVCAGIFILGFLCLLSNIENVGDKFMIFGKNFFDFLDFTASNILLPISGIGGAIFVGYFMKKDALYVLFSPYMSDFVFNAWYFLLRYVAPVCVLIIMINELLKVFNG; translated from the coding sequence ATGGCAAAAGAACAATTTTCTAAAATAGGCTATGTCCTAGCAGTCGCTGGATCGGCTGTCGGACTTGGCAATGCATGGAAATTTCCATACATGGTTGGTGAAAACGGCGGTTCGGCGTTTATTATCCTATATCTTTTGATAACTTTTCTAGTCGGCGTGCCTATTTTTATGGCAGAGCTTAGTATCGGCAAGCTTAGCGAGAGTGACAGTGTAAATGCTTTTAGAAAGCTAGCAGCTAAAAATAAAAATTTATGGCAGCTGGTTGGAATTTTAGCCATGGTGACAGCAGCCATCATCTCATCATACTATATCGTGATCATAGGCTGGGTCTTTAAATATTTCACGCTCTCATTTACTGGCCTCCCAAGCGATATAGATAGCTCAAAGGCGATATTTAACGAGCTGCTCACGCATGGCCTTGGCGAGCAGACACTTTACTTTGTTATAGCATTTGCAGCTTGCTTTTTCATCCTATCAAAAGGCGTAAAAAGTGGTATAGAGAAGCTAAATGTTTGGATGATGCCAAGCCTATTTATCATGGTTTTGATCATGCTTTTTTACTCTATGACGATGGATGGCTTTTCTAAATCAGCCGAGTTCTTACTCATCCCTGACTTTAGTAAAATTTCGTTTAACTCACTCTTGCTAGCTCTTGGACTTGCATTTTGGACGCTATCTCTTGGTATGGCAGCGATCATTACTTATTCAGCTAGCCTAAGCGACGATACAAATTTGGCCACTTCAACGCTTAGTATCGTTTTTATAAACATCGCGCTTGCTATTATGATAGGTCTTGTTATTTTTACCTTTATATTTGAATTTGGAGCTACTCCGTCTCAAGGTCCAGGACTTGTCTTTATCTCGCTACCAACGCTCTTTGCTAAGCTTGGTGTGATAGGTCAAATTTTAGCGGTGGCGTTTTTTGCTGCACTTATCTTTGCTGGTATCACTTCAGCGATCTCTATCGTTGAGCCATTTGTATTTTTCTTGATCAGAGAGTATGGCATGAGCAGGAAAAAAGCGCTTTGCATAGTTTGTGCTGGGATTTTTATATTAGGATTTTTATGTCTTTTATCAAATATAGAAAATGTTGGCGATAAATTTATGATATTTGGTAAAAATTTCTTTGACTTCCTAGACTTTACCGCTTCAAATATCTTGCTACCAATTAGCGGTATCGGCGGGGCGATATTTGTAGGATATTTTATGAAAAAAGATGCTTTATATGTGCTATTTAGCCCATATATGAGTGATTTTGTATTTAATGCTTGGTATTTTTTACTAAGATATGTAGCGCCAGTTTGCGTGCTCATCATAATGATAAATGAACTATTAAAGGTTTTTAATGGATAA
- a CDS encoding TRAP transporter small permease subunit encodes MDKIERFFDKAGDIVGYICMFIMALMIIDVFFNVVARYFFSYGNVAFQELEWHFFAVIFLLGMSYALKEDAHVRVDIFYAKFSPKNKALVNMLGTVFFVIPFALLVSNLSFGFVGDAYSSAEASADPGGLTHRWIIKAMIPFSFYVLVFFAIGFFIRNFNLYKKAKKGE; translated from the coding sequence ATGGATAAGATTGAGAGATTTTTTGACAAGGCTGGCGATATAGTCGGCTATATTTGTATGTTTATTATGGCTTTGATGATAATAGACGTATTTTTTAACGTTGTGGCAAGATACTTTTTCTCTTACGGCAACGTTGCATTTCAGGAGCTTGAGTGGCATTTTTTTGCTGTGATATTTCTACTTGGCATGAGCTATGCCCTAAAAGAGGACGCACACGTCAGAGTTGATATCTTTTATGCTAAATTTTCGCCAAAAAACAAAGCACTTGTAAATATGCTTGGCACTGTATTTTTTGTCATACCATTTGCGCTTTTGGTTTCAAATTTATCATTTGGATTTGTAGGAGATGCTTATAGCTCCGCAGAAGCTAGTGCTGATCCAGGTGGTCTTACTCACAGATGGATCATAAAAGCGATGATCCCTTTTTCATTTTATGTGCTTGTGTTTTTTGCGATCGGCTTTTTTATAAGAAATTTCAATCTTTACAAAAAAGCTAAAAAGGGGGAATAA
- a CDS encoding TRAP transporter large permease: MAGLIMFIAALLMLGIGFPVAFTFGAVAMIFGMVGSVVESLSDGDGLLGSIEVFKDMFNFMPYRIFSIMESRIFIAVPLFVFMGVVLQKSKLAERLLESMGMLFGEIRGGIAISTILVGALLAASTGVVGASVVAMGVISLPVMLKYKYDQSLGCGTICAAGTLGQIIPPSIVLIILGDIFSVPVGELFHQAVVPGLTLVGVYIVYILIVAYLKPEVAPIVKDESGVSKFKQIVRALIAIFPPLLLVICVLGSIFAGIATPTESSAFGCVGAIILAMFYRTFSFSMMKEALAESVKTTALVFAILVGATAFSMVFSYTGGDEIVENFMTNLPGEKWGFIIFSMAVIFVLGFFIDFVEISYIVLPILVPIAAKLGINPVYLAILVAMNLQTSFLTPPFGFSLFFLRSVAPAEIKTAAIYKGVVPYIIIQVAVLVFFCVFLMEIKPVLDASHGGLFNFLLSLFK, from the coding sequence ATGGCTGGTTTGATAATGTTTATAGCCGCACTATTGATGCTTGGCATTGGCTTTCCAGTGGCATTTACCTTTGGTGCGGTCGCGATGATATTTGGCATGGTTGGCAGCGTTGTAGAGAGCCTTAGCGATGGCGACGGGCTACTTGGCAGTATAGAAGTATTTAAAGATATGTTTAACTTCATGCCATATAGGATTTTCTCTATCATGGAGAGTAGAATTTTCATAGCAGTTCCACTCTTTGTCTTTATGGGCGTCGTGCTTCAAAAGTCAAAGCTAGCTGAGAGACTACTTGAGAGCATGGGTATGCTATTTGGAGAAATCAGAGGCGGTATCGCTATTAGCACCATTTTGGTTGGCGCGCTTCTTGCAGCATCAACTGGCGTCGTAGGAGCTAGCGTCGTTGCTATGGGCGTTATAAGCTTACCTGTAATGCTAAAGTATAAATACGACCAATCCCTTGGTTGTGGCACGATATGCGCTGCTGGTACGCTTGGTCAGATCATCCCTCCCTCTATCGTGCTTATCATCTTGGGCGATATCTTTTCAGTGCCAGTTGGCGAGCTTTTTCACCAAGCTGTTGTGCCAGGACTTACGTTGGTTGGGGTTTATATAGTTTATATTTTGATAGTTGCTTATCTTAAACCAGAGGTCGCTCCTATTGTAAAAGATGAGAGCGGCGTTAGTAAATTTAAGCAGATCGTTAGAGCGCTAATTGCGATCTTTCCTCCACTTTTACTAGTTATTTGTGTGCTTGGCTCTATCTTTGCAGGTATCGCTACACCAACTGAAAGCTCAGCATTTGGCTGCGTGGGTGCTATCATCCTGGCAATGTTTTATAGGACATTTTCATTTTCTATGATGAAAGAGGCTTTGGCTGAGAGCGTGAAAACTACAGCTCTAGTCTTTGCCATACTTGTTGGCGCGACTGCCTTTTCTATGGTCTTTAGCTACACTGGAGGCGATGAGATAGTTGAAAATTTCATGACAAATTTACCAGGCGAGAAGTGGGGCTTTATCATCTTTAGTATGGCTGTTATCTTTGTGCTTGGCTTTTTTATCGATTTTGTTGAAATTTCATATATCGTGCTTCCTATCTTGGTGCCAATCGCCGCAAAACTAGGCATAAATCCAGTCTATCTAGCGATCCTAGTTGCTATGAATTTACAAACTTCATTCTTGACGCCGCCATTTGGATTTAGTCTATTTTTCTTAAGATCAGTCGCACCTGCTGAGATAAAAACAGCTGCTATTTATAAAGGCGTGGTGCCTTACATCATCATCCAAGTAGCAGTTTTAGTCTTTTTCTGCGTATTTTTAATGGAGATAAAGCCGGTGCTAGATGCGAGCCACGGCGGATTATTTAACTTCTTACTCTCACTTTTTAAATGA